GTGACTCGTACACTTCAACAGGATCTAGCCCTCCAGGTCCCAAGcgtttcttcttctcctcttcctcatacTCTTTCATTGCCTTTTCGATGCGAATCTTTGCCCTACCCCGAACTCGCTCCTTGAACGACTCCAGCTCGTCGTTGAAAGCATCCTGGTACTGCTGATCTGCGGTCTGTGAGTGGAAACATAGTTTTGTGTGTTGTCAGCCATAAAAATGACCATTTCATTGAAcatatatttagtattttcatTGGTTTGGGCTATTCTCACAAGGATGTTTTGATAAAGTTAGGATGTTAACATCTATGGAATGTCTTGAAATTGCTGACCTCCAGTGGTTTAAAGACTCAACTTGCTGCAGTGTCACAGCGCAGGTCAACTCCAGTAACTGCAACATCACTACTAAGTCTGGTCAGAGTTGAAATTCTTAACCATGATGACATaaaatttaaatattgtttaaagacGCTTTTGTTTTCAAGCATCACTTGACAATTTCAAAAACTGTAGTTCCTGGTTTAGCTCCTGTTCCCTCCATAGTACCTTGCACGTTTTATCAAAAAAGCTATGAATTATTTTATGGACTTTGTAACATCCAAACGCTGTTACTCACCTTAATCTTGGCAAAGAATTGCCGAAAGCAACCGCGGGGATCCACCTTGAGGCTTTTTGCCAACTCCAAAATGAACTGCATGACAATGGTCTGATGAGCCACTTGCTCCATCAATGAGTGTTTCTACAAAAAAGGGAAGCAatttaagagtgtgtgtatataaaaaaaaaagaactataGCTGTTGCATGGTATTATATGCTGCACACATCACACCTAAATGTTGAAAACATAAAACGCATTCTGTTTGGTCATTTTTACCTCCTCAACTTCAAGGTCAATGCACATGATGACCAGGTAGTTGGCAGTCTCTTCACATACTAGATGAGGGTTGTCAGAGAGGTATTTCTGGCTGTCATCCCAACGACGCAACATGCCTGTAGTTAAGACAGCAATTAAAGGCCAGCTCTACTTTCTTTATACACCCATACTCTGAAAGATGCATAAATACATCGATTAGCCTTACCAAAATGTTTGATCTGCTTCTCATTTTTCTCCACAAAGGTTTTAtgctttttctccttctcttcttcgGTGTCTTCAGTAGAATCAGGCAGGACATTGACGATGCTCTGAGGAGGACAAACCAACATTACAGACTATGTATCTGATAAGGACAGAAGcccatttattgttttatatttatatatattttttaatttggatggataaataaacatataatttaAACCACAACTCAATATATCCTAACAAGTATTGACTTTCGTGTCCAAAAGCTCATATAGTTTATTCCTCAGTACCATTGAACTCCATACATTGCTatccaaatactttttttttttttaaacggagCCATACTGTTTGGGTGAAATAGTTTACTCTTAGTAGTGTAGAACAAAAACTATTCTCTACAGATTGTCAATGTACTTGTTACCAGGACAAGTACATTGacaatctgtttgttttgttctctttgGGAAATTGGCTGAAAATGATAAGTTAAAGTAATGCCAGTTTAGTTTGTTACTTATCAACATTTACAATCGTGTTAACCACATATCAATTTGTTGAAATAGGGACTTACGAATAAGGTAGGTGAAAGTATCACTAAATGATGCCAATTCAAAAACAGGCATGCTATATCTGCCTCACCTTGCTGAAACCCTCCTTGCTGAGCGTGTCGACGTTCCATGgcatcttcttctcttctcgGTAATGTTCTGCTAGCTTCTTATCTATATCCCGCTcctcttttttcagtttcttctcCTCGGCCTGGGCTTTGCTCAGCTCTGCTTTGGCATCATCAGTTGATGAAGTGGACAGCTCTTGTACTTTCTTTTGTGCGTCTGCCAGCTTACGACGGCACTCGTTAAGGACCTTGCTTATATCTTCACCTTTTTTCTGGTAATCTTCCATTCGCTCCACACGTGCCTGGAGTACAAACATGATAACAGTTATACATCAGTCCACACCACAAATTATACTACTGACAGTGACAATATTAGGTATACACattgtataaaaaaatgtgttgtgatcATTTGATATAATTAAAATGGGTATTGATACTTTGGCACCAGCAGTAACTGTGAGACCACAATACATCACAATAACAGAGGGGGTCAGTGTTGTAGGAAAAACGCTAATGTAAAAACGCTAATGTAAAAACGTGAAGCAAACTGTAGTCTGGTTAGTCATGTCAAAAGGAAATCTATCTTGGGTCCTCATCCCTCTCAATGACTTCTAGAATAAAGTTATTTGCAGTCGCATACATCACCAAAGTGTGAACAGGACAGTTATGAAACGACGTAAGTAAAtatgtactgtaaatataaacatgtttaaatctgTACCTGGTGTCTCCATCGGAAGAGGCTGGGTGTGTCAATATTGGGGTGGGTATCATCTTCATCGTCTGACACCTCGATATGGTCCCACACGCTGTAGTCTATCCTGGACATTATACCAGTACGAGCCTAACGCAAACAACGTTAGCTTCGGATATGACTCGGCTAAGTTAGGAGGCTAAACCAAGCTATCTCCTATCTCCAATccaaaaaaaagcagatgaAGCAAAAAACTCAATACTTTTTACTAGGATGTTTTAGTAGTGAATGCAGTGGCTGGCTGCCGTTAGCCAAGACAAACTTAGATGGACCTACCTAAGGCCGGCTAGCGAGAAACTGCTACAGATTTCTAGAAAGAATCGTTGCTGCACATTTCCGTTTAGCGTCCCTGCCTCATTACGTCACTGCGTCATACGGACGTAAGACGCcggaagagagaaaaaaaaagactgttgttttttttcgaCATTTCATTATCTATTTGAAAGAAGATTTCAGTTGTCTATGTTTCTATTATTGTATACTACTGCATTTGTCTGTTCGCTACTTCTGTTGTACATGTCATCTCCAATTACCTATGCCTATCTGTATCGTTTGTATTTTACACATATACAAATTAACTACAAAAGAATGGGTCAGGCAGGTGTCAGTAAAGCAGTCTGTACACACTCACGCAATTCTGGGAAGAGGTATAATATCTTCATATACAGTCCATAGGTTTAATCAGTCAAAATTATATTCAAACAACCTATTGGTTTACCATGAGTGATTTACGGGCCCTTAAAAAGTCACATCTGTAATATGAGTGCCTAAGTAGCTCTGTGCTGACATGCATAAACCTGTACCTTTGGATTTAATGACATGGAAAGCCGCAGAACACAATTCCATTAAACAATTGCCTTTAATAAATAGTCAGCTGACAGTGTGCATCATAAAGTTCCACAAGTTATGTTGTGCCAGTGAGGCAGGTCATTCTGAGTGGTTGAACACGAGTTGAATTGAATAACATTAGTAGTAGTTACACTCCATATAGCCTGCTGTAGGTGTGCCAGCCCAAGGGCTTGAGTGCCTTTCTGCAAAGACATGTCAACATGTTTGCCACAAGAAAGGCCAATTCAAATGTCTTCATAGAGGATTGCAATCAGTCCACTGCGCTGTTGCAGGATAATGTGAcagtcaataaaacatttatgtctTCTCATCATGATTCCCATCGAAAGCATCCTACAGGGAGTTATGTGttacttttgttttccttgGGTTTTGAGTCCTTGAACCCGGAGCAGCAGATCGAGTTTCCGGCCTGAGAGTCACAGCAGCGCCGCATGTCCCGGATCACATCCTGACACATGCTCTCCACGTATTTGTTAGCTGCAGATGGGCATGGAGTTAGCTAATGTTAATGTGGGATTTACTTTAACAACACAATTGCATTCAAGTGACTGTTTTATTTACCTTGTAAACAGTGTTGAATAGCACATGCTTGCTTTTGACACGGATCTTTCTGTGGCATTCCTGAAGCGGATCAGAAAGGGACAACTTCAAAAGATGTTAATACAAATCCGGCCGGCACTGCATGGCAAAGGACTGAACATCACTCATAGATATattaaacaggttttttttgtacatcTTTTTCCCCACCTTTATGAATCCGGGTAGATTGCAAGGACGTATTTTGATGACGGCTTAGATTAAAGGTCGTATATTGGTGTTAGCCGCTGAATTTAATAGCGCTTCCTTCTGCTGGACAATGTTTTCATCACGTGACGTTTGGATAGACTCTCAAATCAGAATGTGAAAACCTGCAGCAGCGACACCCGGTGGTGCATAATGAATTGCAtgaggaaattaaaaaagaaaaaacacaaactgctaTTTCTGATAAATATTGAAATTCTTGCTCCTAGGAGTTTCTGGCAAGACCTTTACAGATGTTTTACTAACCATAtttcaaacactttgaaaacacaaagaaataagacatgctttataaaacatttcataatataataataataataataatgttggcAATAAGGGGatttaaatgtaacaaaagaaaacataaatttgtcatttgacttttattcataAAGATAAGAAAATTaacagttcatatttacagtaatggCCAGGTGATCTTCAACATTCCCTACTTCGTTTCCagaatacattaataataatgttgtcaTCATTTTTATATCAAGAGTAGCTACACATTGGAAAGATTACAAGATAATTTCATTAATACGAAAATAGATCTAGCAAATATATAAATTAGAAAAAGCATATCACATTGAAAGCCTAACTATATCCTAAATAACCAGTCTATCTCACACAATCTCTCATGTTAAAATATTGACAGTTTAAGCAACAGTTACCAAACAAAGtatatcaaatatattgtttttaattgagatCTTATCCTGCCTGATAGCAAGATCCTCATAAATATCTGTTGAGTCATGAAGGTCATTTCCATCTCCAAACCTGCAGCGGTAAAATCCCTATTGTTGGATTCTCCTTGTGTGTCCATTGTGGTTATCTGATCCCTTCTCAGGACCTCCTGTTTCAAACACCTAAGTGAAAGCATAAAAAGATGCTAATTAAGAGGCAGTGTGTATAGACTACATGTGCACTTCAGAGTCCCATCATACCTTTGGTCTTGGCCTTGACAATGAACTCCTTGCTCTTCTTCTCCAGTGTATTGGAGGCCGTGCACGTGTAGGTCCCTGgcagcagtgaggaggaggtAAGAGCTGCTTCATCGCCCGTCCCCTCAGGAATGGGATTGGAGGATTGCCAGCTGTACACAGGAGTAGGGTTCCCTGTGGCAGTGCAGTTTAAGGTCATTTCACCACCCACTGTAAGGTCCAAGACCACTGGTACTGGATCGAGGAACGTTGGAGGAACTAGTGCATAGATCACAAGGATTAGAACATTTACTATTAGTAATTAGtattaagtaaaacaaaagttGCCATTTCAGATTTATGTTATACTATTAAATTAGAAGTTTTTATACAGGGCAGCTTGTGAATTTCACCAAAGGATCATTAGAGTTTTATCTTAACatgtaataatacaaaatgggaacatttgttgattttgttttgtattatttaattgaatctGTCTAAATTttaaaagctgtcagataaatgtattggagtaaatAGTAAAAATGTTGGCTCTTAATTCAAGTAGAAgaacacaaaatgtatatacTCAAGAAAAACAGTTGTTACTTAGTTACCGTACTTTGTAACTGtattatacaaatacataacATCGATAATATGAGGACTGTTATTGCAGATCAGCCTCAGGACTTACAGTACACAGAGGCATTGAGAGGCTCCGAGGTCACAGTGGGAGGTGGCTGTGGTCCCTCTGGTCCAAGCTCAAGCTCTGCTACACATCTGTACTGTGCTCCATTCTCGGCTTTGGTTGGTGTGACCATGAGGATAGAGGACACTTGAACAGGCGAGGACGATGTGAGTTCAGAGAAGGAGTGATTGTATACCTCAGTCAGCCCCTTGTACCACCTCAGGGTGAGGTACTGAACAGGAGCAATATTTTGAACCTCACAGAGCAACTGGTACTCTTTTCCATCCACCATAGGGCCAGAGTGGTTCACAGGCCTGATGGAGACACTATCTGGggtttctaaataaataaaaagttcaaGTCAAACAGGTTCATGTAAGTCAATAACATCAATTTCGACACTGTCTATTAAATAGTTGACTCACTGTAGAGGACAAGGTTGAGTTTTTCCTCACACTGTCTAGGAGCTGTGAAAAACACACCATAACAGATAGGCTCCTCTATCCAATCAATGAGACTGTCTACTTTCCACTGGACTGACAGGTCCTGTTGAGTGTGTGCAGCGCTGATAACAGACTCCCAGCCCAGGACACGAACTGGGCGAGTAGCCTCACAGCTGACCGACACAGGCTCCCCGAAGCCCACCACGACCCTGGAGGGCTTCAGGACAAGGGAGCAACCTTCAGCTGACACTGAGACACAAAGTGATGAAAGTATTAGTATCAAACTTATAAAACAGAATGGCATATTCAAGAGAAATATTCTATTATTGCGTATAGTTATTGATGCATTGTGTTATCACTTTAATTTTGCAGCTGGCAAAGGAGGAGctaattttaattactttatatatgACTGGGTAGCCTAACCTATACCCTTATACCCTTACTGCAtcagatgtattttctttatattaatAATCTTTACTGCAAAGTTACTCaagctgtgaaataaatgtaatacaataaaacataggctacaatattttcctcagagATTTTGTGAAGtatcagaaaatggaaatactaagtATGCTACAGCCCTTGGTTacttttcacaaatgaaaacacagcagcagtcatCGTCATTTTAGCCTGTTTCATCTCCACCAGCTTCTTTTCACTTGTTGCACTCGGCCTCTTTTTGTATGCAGGCTGTAGCCATAATGTTACCGTGTAACAACCAACAACACAGGAAATCAACGTAATAGCCTgtgtataattatatataactaccttgattattatttatttttatgccATGTCAACAAAATGTTTGGTTTCTAGACCTTCTATAAGGAGTTCGGTTTACAGCTTAACTGTCAGCCCGTCATAATTGTAATTGTGAAACATACAGTAGTATTACAAACACCAACAGGCACATTTTCACACTACAAAGATTAACAATACTAATTACAACACAATTAGGGATTCCGCAAGGATTAAATAAACCAATGCTTAACGTCTTGCTGCTCTGGTTGTCGGTCTCACGTTCATTTGATCACAGACCATGTTATCGTTTTACCGACAATGTCTGCACCGAACGCCATCTATAACCCCATCAAGTgagaaaacaacatgttgtcAGGAAAATCTTACCTGAGTAAATCATGCAAAGTGTCAGAATCCATTTCAAAAAGTTGTTTCCCATGTTATCTTCTACACTGAGCCGTCGATTCAggggcgagagagagagaaaattcCAACTTGTACAAGCTTGGCAACTCTGCAGGGAACTATGTTGGAACAAAAGGGCCCCCTTCATCCCAGCTGACTttgggggtgggtgggtgaaAGGGAAAGAGGGAAATTTAACAGGTGGCAGGCCTCTGAAAAACACAGCGAAATCCTTTGTACTGCACTGATCttatataaaatgcattataaacagGAAATGTCAGGTCCCACCAGCAATGTAGACATTCACCACAAAGGGAATAATATTGTGCTGAAAGTATAAGATGAATACATCCAATTTCAATATCCATTTAAAAGCCTATAGTCTAAAAGAACAAGAGTTGGTgttcaaaatgtcattgtttaaatataccaatacattttcaatgcatGTATAAtcattttgatacatttaaagCATGATCAAGTTAAAGTAATTTATCCATTCAACTGTCCTTTCTTCTCtaaactaaaataatgtcaCATACACAGACATCCACATGAATCTgaactttatttcatttagtcAAGGGTTGATGTTTCGTTTTGATACTTTCTACATTCCAGCCTTAGGTGTGACCACTTTCCAACCAGCGATTTGATCTGTAATTTCGGCCATCATGACTGTCTGTGAACAACAGCCTGTTTTCAGTTCTGCTTGCATTCTTGTATCCTCTTGCTTCTGAACTCTATGCTTTGTGAAATCCCAGCAGGCAGGAGTATTGGTACAGCATGTAGCTTGTAAGCCTCACACTGTGACCAGAATGCAACACAGCAGATCCGCTCTGACGCAACCGCAGTACAAGTGAGTAAGTAATCGGATGCTCTTTGGTGTGTTCATGGAGAGCACAGCTGGGACTCTCAATGTACAGATTAAAGTTCATGCTTCACTTTCAATATGCTGCTCTCTCTTCAAGTTCCCTAGAGAATTATGTTCAGCTTGTGTTTCTAtaataaacttttttttttaactccttGACAAATTCAGCAATATCCACTCTGCCAGGTTGTTATAGCAACACAGTCAGAGCATTAACAAACAGTGGTTTCTTGCTAAACCTTTAGTGAAAAAGACAAGGACTGAACATAAGGAgcatacttaaaaaaataaaaaataaataaaacgtttaTATTGGCAACCATAGGCAGGATAACAAATGCTCTCCTTTACATTGACTTTGTGCAATACTGATTAGTATGGCAGCCTCAGCACTGCATAATGTAAGCCAAAGAGAGAGTGAGCCATCCAGGGGATTTCCATCTATGCCTCATTCAGCCTTAGGATTTGGggaaattaacattttggaTCAAATAATcagttattttccatttcaaacaCCTTCTATCATTCAAAATGTCccttattttacacattttgtctttgataCCAGAGGCTAATAAGGAAGAACAgacttttgggtttttttcaaaCAGGATTTAGTGGCTCACAGTCAcgtcatttatttaaaaaaaagcatctgaTCCCTTGTCTTTATCATATGAAATTGTAGGCACGTCACAGAAATTGCATTGTCAGTCTTTTCAGTGCAAAAATAATCCAACATTCCAGAGCTGTACCAGcgcatattttaaagaaatatttggcaaaacatattttacagaaCATTAATTGGCACAAtttatacatacaaaaaaaaaaggcactaaAGTAATAACAGTAACCATATTGTACTGTTTGGAAAGTATGAAGTGACTCTTTACCTGTGTGGATAAAAACATCATGTAGAACagataaactttaaaaagtttgGTCTTGTTTGGTTGGTTGAATAAAGGATAGAAATCAAGCCATAATGCAAGTAATAAGGCAACAATGGTTGTTGAGTCAGTACCATTCAGCAGTATCCACTAGTGCAACTCGTATCATTAGTTTGTTTAAGTTATAAGAGAAGAGGGCTGCAGCTACAGACTGCCAAATGCAAAGCAACCACTTGGAGGCAGAGGAACTCTACCACAATTTGGCACATTGACTTTGGCCTTCTAAATGTAATACATCTACTGTTTCTAATATTGTTCCATAAGCTCTATACAAGTCCCCACCTTAAAGTGTATACTAATTTCTTagaaaaatgtgtgtctctTCCATGCTCACATCCCTTCCACATATTATTGCTTTGATGTTGGACAAGTAGCACGCATTTGGTTTACCAGAAGTGATGCTACAAAAACCTTTCTGCTGATAAAAGGTGGCTTAGAGTAACTCATACTGACACATACAGCAAGTGTTCAAGCCACAAGGCAAAACAAACAGCTTAAAGAAGTTAAAAAGCTCTGTAGAGCTGCAGAGTTGGGTGTTAATACTCCTGGTTTCAACAGTAATTTGATTAGGAAGTGCGGTTGCATGCATCTAGTAAGTAACCTGGGTTAGAGTCAGCTTTGGTGCAGGACACTTCAGAGAGGGAAAGTCTGTCACTGGCAGCAGTGGAAAGATGAAAGGTGAGATGTGTACCAAAGATATCCTGGTTTCTCCAAGTAACCTGATTTtgtgagtgcatgtaaatgtaccATTTGTTAGTATAGCAATATTGATTAGTTGAGCTTTACAGACAGCTGAAGCAATGCAATGTCAACGCTACAGCACCCAAGCATGATAATGACGCTACAAAATAGCCGAGCAAACTGATTATACCTCTAGGCCTTTAAGAGACAGGGCACTATGTTAATCCAAGCACCAAAAAACCTCAATAATGTTACACTTACAAGGTaaacccattaaaaaaaaagttggccTCATACAGGTACTGATGAGGCAGGCTGTCCTTAGAGATAGCCTGCTTTGCTGAAAGAAAACGAGCCATCAGGTCTCACAAAAAGGAGACCGCAAATGAAGATCCCGGCTCCCAGGAACACAAATCCTCCAACCACGGCTGCAAAGGTAGTGTGGTTACCTGTGGGAGACGGGAGTTTTTGTTACATTGTGTCTCAGATCATCTGTTCAGACACTCTGGTCATGAAGCCGAAGAGTTTCTCTGTTTGTGATAAACCACACATCCCGAAATAAAGATTATTGCTAAGAACAAAGCCATTACAATTCCAGCAGTGGTTCCAGCGTGACTACCTGATGGAAAACAATAGCATTACCCAATTATGGAATTATCAAAACGGCAAAACAATAATAGAGTTGCTGTAAAATGTTATGAACAAAATCTTACTTGGAGGTTCATTGACTGTGAAATATTTGGTGCTGGAGCCCTGGGTATTGGACACTGTGCAGTTGTAGGTCCCTGGAAGCTGGATGGATGGGGTTAAAATGGGTTGACTGTCATTTGGATTCTTCTCTGTCAGTTGCATTGGGTGTGCGAAACCCCAGCTATATACCGGCATTGGGTTTCCTGTAGCAGTGcaattcaaaatgattttactCTGAGCTGTGAGTTCAAGGGTCTCATTTTCGGGCTTGGCGAAGACTGGCGAGTCTgaggaaataaatgtattgaacaTCCATACAggggaaacaaaagaaaaacaaagagaaatttagatgtaaaaataacacaatattctctttaaaaaacatctaGAACTGTTATGGTTAATTCAAGATGCATTGAAAACTTACACAGTACAATCAGTTTGTGAAGCTTTGACTGGATCACGGGAAGGCTTTTAATTGGTGGCGAAAATAACAGCTTTGCTTCACACCAGACCTGAGCTCCGTTATAGCCTCTTTGGGCAGTCAGATTTAAGACAGATAAAGTATTGACTGGAAATTTTGTGGGATTGTTAAAGGAGTCATTATGGATTATACTATTTCCTATGTGCCAGGCAACAGAGAGGTTTCTTATTGGTGCAACATTTACAATGTCACAATGCATGCGATACGTTTCACCCTCTACCATGGGGCCCATTGGATTTGGCTGAGAGATGAAGGCACCGTCCGgcatttctgtatttaaaaaaaagtgacataGTAGCAAAATAGTCAAAAAACTATCTTACATCACAAGTAGGCTACTGAATGATTAAACACTCCATGTTTTCTTATTGATTCACAGAAAGTTAAGGGCTACTTACTGTAAACTGTGAATTGTCTGACTTGTGAACACTGTTGATCATTTCTGAGATTGACGAAGCACTGAGGTGCTATGTCCCAGTCCTTCACTGAGTCTATTTTTAAGGCAACAGAAGATACCCCTTCGCGTAGTCCTGTCCCGGTACCGTAAATGGCTTCCCAGCCCATTGAGTCGATCTGGTTGGATGTTGAGCTGCAGTTGAGCGAGAAGGGTTCTCCAAATCTCACCACAACTTTGGGAGGGCTCACTTCGATATCACACGAGGAACTCACAGGCTTTCCTAAAAGTACAGGGTAAATATAGTTAACAGTAAAAGCAGCAGTGGCGTAGCTAGCCCTATTTTAGGTGGGTTTCAGCTCacctaaaatgttttcaagtccacccaaatgaacattttgaaataaaactaaataaaaaagggcatTCACGTCTCATGCccctttttgaaaaataacgttttttaaatgaaaatatttccctTAATTGTCATTGGTTATGGTATTTTTTaccttgattgattgatatatttttcatattagtgttgagaggtgtgccccctccccttaccaagaccacgACGTTCAATTAGATCTAGCATATTAATTTCGCTCTCAAAGTGCATCAgatgcatgcaattcactttgaaatgttaaaaaaaaatctgcctgGGGGAGCATACCCCCGGacccctagaggatgtgaaggCTAAATAACATAGACCTGGTTAACTTGAAGAATATATTGAAGACGCAACCAGCACAAACCACTATGGGGGTGTAGTGGCAAATTTGCTCAGTGCAAAACTCCCAGAGTTACTTATCCACCATCATGCCGTCTGAGTTCCTGGTTATTGTACTACCATGCAGGTGTACAATAACACCTACTAATAAAAGGTAGAACTAATGATCTGACGGCTATACCTTGTGAACAAGGGAAATGCATGTTTTAGAACAGTAAAACAGTTTTTACACCAACAATACGTTACGATAGGTAATACATTTTACGCTAAATATACGTGTCTTTTTAGAGGCTGATAATGATTCAATCACGACCCCCGGTGATAAAAAGCAAACCATGTGAATGAGATCAGCCTTAAGCAGACAAAGCAAACAATGGGCGGAGGTCAGCCAGTGGAGTCGAGGCTgcaaaatacaaagacaataGTAGGCCTTCCAACTTTGCATTCAATGCAAACAACTTACCTGTACACGTTAAAAGGACGATTAAAACGATGAACCACTTCATGGTTTCTCCGTCGTACAAACCAGAACAACTCTTAGGActaaataaaactcaaatatGGTTGACAAAATCCGAGATCCTCGAAGCCACTTTCTCTTTCACTTGGTGACCGTCTAAGAATGAGATCACGTCTTAAATCACGCAAGTAGTCTAACGTTATCCAGTTGTGATGCATTAACGTGCTCCTCGTAATTTCCTAATACTAGCCTCTAGAGTGGCATGTGTTTGTTGGAAGTAAACAGTGTCATTAGGCGGGGACTAAACACCAGATTAAAGGAAGCACGGCTGattggttttgtctttttcatcGACTGATTGATTGATCGATTGAAAAACATCCGGGAATGCGC
The window above is part of the Eleginops maclovinus isolate JMC-PN-2008 ecotype Puerto Natales chromosome 16, JC_Emac_rtc_rv5, whole genome shotgun sequence genome. Proteins encoded here:
- the LOC134878135 gene encoding hsp90 co-chaperone Cdc37, whose amino-acid sequence is MSRIDYSVWDHIEVSDDEDDTHPNIDTPSLFRWRHQARVERMEDYQKKGEDISKVLNECRRKLADAQKKVQELSTSSTDDAKAELSKAQAEEKKLKKEERDIDKKLAEHYREEKKMPWNVDTLSKEGFSKSIVNVLPDSTEDTEEEKEKKHKTFVEKNEKQIKHFGMLRRWDDSQKYLSDNPHLVCEETANYLVIMCIDLEVEEKHSLMEQVAHQTIVMQFILELAKSLKVDPRGCFRQFFAKIKTADQQYQDAFNDELESFKERVRGRAKIRIEKAMKEYEEEEKKKRLGPGGLDPVEVYESLPAEMQKCFDDKDIQMLQDAISKMDPTEAKYQMKRCIESGLWVPNSKADDGDEKEEDPTYEEVKQELEETKKE
- the cmc4 gene encoding cx9C motif-containing protein 4 translates to MPQKDPCQKQACAIQHCLQANKYVESMCQDVIRDMRRCCDSQAGNSICCSGFKDSKPKENKSNT
- the LOC134877425 gene encoding cell adhesion molecule 3-like — translated: MKWFIVLIVLLTCTGKPVSSSCDIEVSPPKVVVRFGEPFSLNCSSTSNQIDSMGWEAIYGTGTGLREGVSSVALKIDSVKDWDIAPQCFVNLRNDQQCSQVRQFTVYKMPDGAFISQPNPMGPMVEGETYRMHCDIVNVAPIRNLSVAWHIGNSIIHNDSFNNPTKFPVNTLSVLNLTAQRGYNGAQVWCEAKLLFSPPIKSLPVIQSKLHKLIVLYSPVFAKPENETLELTAQSKIILNCTATGNPMPVYSWGFAHPMQLTEKNPNDSQPILTPSIQLPGTYNCTVSNTQGSSTKYFTVNEPPSNHTTFAAVVGGFVFLGAGIFICGLLFVRPDGSFSFSKAGYL